One region of Gorilla gorilla gorilla isolate KB3781 chromosome 13, NHGRI_mGorGor1-v2.1_pri, whole genome shotgun sequence genomic DNA includes:
- the CCL19 gene encoding C-C motif chemokine 19, with product MALLLALSLLVLWTSPAPTLSGTNDAEDCCLSVTQKPIPGYIVRNFHYLLIKDGCRVPAVVFTTLRGRQLCAPPDQPWVERIIQRLQRTSAKMKRRSS from the exons ATGGCCCTGCTACTGGCCCTCAGCCTGCTGGTTCTCTGGACTTCCCCAG CCCCAACTCTGAGTGGCACCAATGATGCTGAAGACTGCTGCCTGTCTGTGACCCAGAAACCCATCCCGGGGTACATCGTGAGGAACTTCCACTACCTTCTCATCAAGGATGGCTGCAGGGTGCCTGCTGTAGT GTTCACCACACTGAGGGGCCGCCAGCTCTGTGCACCCCCAGACCAGCCCTGGGTAGAACGCATCATCCAGAGACTGCAGAGGACCTCAGCCAAG ATGAAGCGCCGCAGCAGTTAA